The Nitratidesulfovibrio sp. SRB-5 genome includes a window with the following:
- a CDS encoding sirohydrochlorin cobaltochelatase, with product MLLVPSGLPALRRDALSRVLSRVPSSAFFRSLSRTLPLPLPLPAARLLPLLLALCLALPFAAQAGHGSEAARKDGILLVAFGTTVEEARPALDNIERLVRAAHPGADIRWAWSARKARASLIREGKPAASPQQALADMAEEGFTHVAVQSFHTITGEEFHGLLTTAKAMEGLPKGLTRITVGLPLLGSTDDAESLAVALKSLLPNERKPGDAVIFLGHGNPHHPASLSYPAMQYYLTKADPLFFVSVVEGSPSFDEVIAALAARKVRTAWLVPLMAVAGDHARNDMAGDDQESLASQLRERGITPRPVLRGTASSDAIVSIWLRHLDVALKQLDQ from the coding sequence ATGCTTCTCGTGCCTTCCGGCCTGCCCGCCCTGCGGCGGGATGCCCTGTCGCGCGTCCTTTCGCGCGTTCCGTCATCCGCCTTCTTCCGCTCCCTTTCCCGCACCCTGCCACTGCCACTGCCACTGCCAGCGGCCCGGCTGCTCCCCCTGCTGCTGGCCCTGTGCCTGGCCCTGCCCTTTGCCGCCCAGGCCGGTCACGGCAGCGAGGCCGCCCGCAAGGACGGCATCCTGCTGGTGGCCTTCGGCACCACGGTGGAAGAAGCCCGCCCCGCGCTGGACAACATCGAGCGGCTGGTGCGCGCCGCCCATCCCGGCGCGGACATCCGCTGGGCCTGGTCGGCCCGCAAGGCCCGCGCCTCGCTGATCAGGGAAGGCAAGCCCGCCGCCTCGCCCCAGCAGGCCCTGGCCGACATGGCCGAGGAAGGCTTCACCCATGTGGCCGTGCAGTCGTTCCACACCATCACCGGAGAGGAATTCCACGGCCTGCTGACCACGGCAAAAGCCATGGAGGGCCTGCCCAAGGGACTGACCCGCATCACCGTGGGCCTGCCCCTGCTGGGCTCCACCGACGACGCCGAATCCCTGGCCGTTGCCCTGAAATCGCTGCTGCCCAATGAGCGCAAGCCCGGTGATGCCGTCATCTTCCTGGGGCATGGCAACCCGCACCACCCCGCCTCGCTCAGCTACCCGGCCATGCAGTACTACCTGACCAAGGCCGACCCGCTGTTCTTCGTCAGCGTGGTGGAGGGTTCGCCCTCGTTCGACGAGGTGATTGCCGCCCTGGCCGCCCGCAAGGTGCGTACCGCATGGCTGGTGCCGCTGATGGCCGTGGCGGGCGACCACGCCCGCAACGACATGGCGGGCGACGATCAGGAATCGCTGGCCTCGCAACTGCGCGAACGGGGCATCACCCCGCGCCCGGTGCTGCGCGGTACCGCGTCTTCCGATGCCATCGTGTCCATCTGGCTGCGTCACCTGGACGTGGCCCTGAAACAACTGGACCAGTAA
- a CDS encoding TolC family outer membrane protein has translation MKERKSQKRRWLAFCALAAVLGLAIGVPAQAQEVTLKDSVVNTLETHPRLKAFQENRQAAEHDVDRARAGWFPRLDVRGGVGVEQYNDTVTRGSGNENDWYDRSEGSVTLSQTIWDGLATASRVDINKNKLGSVDNRLIDNAEALGLDAVLAHIEVLRQREIVRLSAINVQQHESILGSQQERSRMGAASVSDVTQTQGRLARAQSTLTESRSALQVAEAAYLRLTGKIVPEALGPAEAPTATPPSADAALADSQSSNPKVQALISDVRTSEAEIDLAKSGYHPVIYAEVGPTYRDQVESSRTYEWGTAAMLRMSWNLFNGGADVAAVKGASARSRQSRQELQNQIDELGRETRATWTQMLSAREQQRYFLSAIDYNVQTRDAYMQQFLVGQRSLLDVLDAENELYSSSIQEVTSRMNDAGAQYRLLALGGKLLESLGIDRDALRKNTEQ, from the coding sequence ATGAAGGAAAGGAAATCACAAAAACGGCGCTGGCTCGCGTTCTGCGCGCTGGCCGCCGTACTGGGGCTTGCGATCGGGGTTCCGGCGCAGGCGCAGGAAGTGACGCTGAAGGACTCGGTCGTCAACACCCTTGAAACGCATCCTCGCCTCAAGGCCTTCCAGGAAAACCGCCAGGCCGCCGAACACGACGTTGACCGCGCGCGTGCCGGCTGGTTTCCGCGCCTTGACGTGCGCGGCGGCGTGGGCGTGGAACAGTACAACGACACCGTAACCCGTGGCAGCGGCAACGAAAACGACTGGTACGACCGCAGCGAAGGCTCGGTAACCCTCAGCCAGACCATCTGGGACGGCCTTGCCACCGCCAGCCGCGTGGACATCAACAAGAACAAGCTGGGCTCGGTGGACAACCGCCTCATCGACAATGCCGAAGCCCTTGGCCTGGATGCCGTGCTCGCGCACATCGAAGTGCTGCGCCAGCGCGAAATCGTCCGCCTGTCCGCCATCAACGTGCAACAGCACGAATCCATCCTGGGTTCGCAGCAGGAACGTTCGCGCATGGGCGCGGCCAGCGTTTCCGACGTGACCCAGACCCAGGGCCGTTTGGCCCGCGCCCAGTCGACCCTGACTGAATCGCGTTCTGCCTTGCAGGTGGCCGAAGCCGCCTACCTGCGCCTGACCGGCAAGATCGTGCCCGAGGCCCTGGGCCCGGCGGAAGCGCCCACGGCCACCCCGCCCAGCGCCGACGCCGCCCTGGCCGACAGCCAGTCCAGCAACCCCAAGGTGCAGGCGCTGATTTCCGACGTGCGCACCTCGGAAGCGGAAATCGACCTGGCCAAGTCCGGCTACCACCCCGTGATCTACGCGGAAGTGGGCCCCACCTACCGCGACCAGGTGGAAAGCAGCCGTACTTATGAATGGGGTACCGCCGCCATGCTGCGCATGAGCTGGAACCTGTTCAACGGCGGCGCCGACGTGGCCGCCGTGAAGGGCGCATCCGCCCGTTCGCGCCAGAGCCGCCAGGAACTGCAGAACCAGATCGACGAACTGGGCCGCGAAACCCGCGCCACCTGGACCCAGATGCTGTCCGCCCGCGAACAGCAGCGCTACTTCCTGTCTGCCATCGACTACAACGTGCAGACCCGCGACGCGTACATGCAGCAGTTTCTGGTGGGCCAGCGCAGCCTGCTGGACGTGCTGGACGCCGAAAACGAACTGTACAGCTCGTCCATTCAGGAAGTTACCTCGCGCATGAATGATGCTGGCGCCCAGTACCGCCTGCTGGCCCTTGGCGGCAAGCTGCTGGAAAGCCTGGGCATCGACCGCGACGCCCTGCGCAAGAACACCGAGCAATAG
- a CDS encoding DUF5801 repeats-in-toxin domain-containing protein, producing the protein MVTQNTTTGAATAARHIQLNQPQANQQIVIDNIAGAALDMAFPSEAAQLEQSGQDLVFLFENGGRIVLSNFFGLFESHQLPAFNLEDGQSLPGDAFLAALREDLLPAAGPGAGAAAGSGGVGDYTDDAGNLIGGVDRLDPLGTTTFGVQALPGIEDAATPLIDTVPTLVLTTGAFTVFESDLDFEGYRNDGSATYQDTDSGRTIVTGSFAITAPDGIGSLTVGSSTFTAAQLAALQAGGSPLVVNLGAQDAYADMVLTGFDGTNITFRYTLTGSSDHFAPNGEDRNESIPVTITDSDGDSASGTIVVTIADDAPLIGKVDSEEGRDDYSWLHANGKVMPLHESPYDHDHGNDNERGGGSQHEFWTKFDLTSHNAGEWLDNGVIADLRVNGGTPYFSKNGLGVTYDGNAVPGDSPDRENELGYRDDKMFHEQEGVVFKLDGVADAFKLEAGAFYGNEARPDGELGKVLFFLGDELVASKRLEADDWGDSFSFAKLPFFDRVVVIGLDYSHTTTGDNSDFYIKNVGFHMVSEIGVGHGDLDFTYGADGMGAFDLSWAGLTDSSGTPEATPAALVAEEGPSSEPSGIWTLDGQQVVVESDGTGRLVGYIMSESSDDAARSSESSSNIAFILQVHPVTGYWTFTQKVPLDLPDSAHGKLTFNYTITDGDGDTASSSFTVKIIEAERAPDIDMPTEAHVVHESGLFKLGAIGSELFDHDANTMVTGSFVIDMQHEGFQSVTVGGKSFDNLADLKAEGWLLIGDNGKVVGLGDDPHAKLKITDVFHDETTDKYTVSYKYVLIDNVDHNYPDGTETGDVIPITVTDATGDHAFASLTITIVDDVPKVVLYAWDDSRKILTTQDSETIDTRENCKPVSVSDSVEMDFSHEFIAVPRYGADGPGSVSMSYALTIMGNPGQYGRVESGLTHDDHKIYLYEIDGVVYGSTSSSGSEHSVLDGKVFSVSVDVDGHVTLTQYTAIDHAEQGVDYKSLGNQLIGLVGTATVTDGDGDSASASKTIDLGGNIRFEDDMPAVSVSLTNATLHPLITQDAETMGYDGKRGHHEGEDSSEQSFSAAFKVEIDWGADGAADHNAKTTDYTLDITKLAGEGGLVDSGLSHDGQHIYLFKVADGSIVGSTALSAGGITDGNTVFSVSVKDTGQVKLTQYSEIDHEGAGKDIASLDDGIVRLNVSVTVKDGDGDRVEAHNSVDISGNIRFEDDIPTLSVSLEHCWNKPLTTYDKDTIGDGVSTSFASFAGAFDVEKSFGADGAGSYGIKYSLDLKSSDGLVDSKLDHDGKSIYLYEVGGKIVGSTSTESDIAGGKVFDISVDSSTGVVTLTQYSEIDHDAPSRRYDTDDVKALASNLVNLVATATVMDGDGDTVEKSARLDLGGDIKFVDDVPKAYDNANSVTEDSGTGPIEAKGNLIVDAQPQADTVGADGNGHITAISFGANAGHAAAGGGWDVDGKYGTLHVNADGTYTYTLHNNATVVQALSSSDHPTETFTYTLADGDGDTSQAHLTVTVNGADEPRILSIGEVPEGHVYEADLAGGSGWPDNGLISDGQFTITSSSGLTGLKIGTGTVNLALPDGAHQDISTDHGKLTITDVNHVGDAYTVKYTYTLTQTATNPDADHNGVNEDFKETLQIKATDSTGTATHDLVVSIVDDHPTAVADVKDYSGGMTTTVLIVLDSSGSMGPDRGLGGGDPDGPGGYETKFELAKACIDTLLAAYKDLGAVNVRIVDFDDDTRTSDWFTGSSAKTDAMGWVNTDANSSVGGGTRYTTALDAATGALMNGVPPADRSVVYFLSDGAPNDGYALGSTKAAAWDAFLKNLTPVDTVYAYGMATTGNITQLERVAWDRDGQPVTDPAKEISNLVELKAELLATVPVTGTLFANDNAGADGGAGTGGSLKLYSFEGHLASPADVDGKYTVDLGGNKGKVTVDFDDGTYTYVPGSNPVGSVELDYQIKDGDGSIASSTLTLNLRAAELWAHDNHAAALPGTSTVTTETFDTGNHGWSTNDDDYGDVSRQNVGGGDRELMLQLEYGGGAAVTSSRTFDVVAGDTLGFDWRAVPFQQGSYPLNEHDDDRFEVVIEGPGGTKTYTPFTCPVDGTGASGKFAYLFTIAGTYTVRLKVVDGTGIDNGGYTRVFVDDVVFSHAAAGAALMGNVVTDHAGTDYVDQIGGQTALITEVNGFAIANDGQFHTVVGDYGTITINAFGQYAYHANSGTNGHEDAFVYKLTGGTDSDYATLNVHIGDTGTHLSASPEAWDVHSSSSGHFHLGGTGNDTLTGGGGNDVIFGNYGNDIIHGNAGHDTLHGGAGNDTLYGDAGNDILVGGQGSDTLYGDDADHTVHGADTFMWNAEDFTKDAVDTVKDFNPGEGDVLRFADILLDNDAGTAGIQLDIAQVGTNAVLKLHHGASDVQTVVLENVINADTTLHDIEQHILNHKIITENS; encoded by the coding sequence ATGGTTACGCAGAACACCACCACTGGTGCCGCAACGGCGGCCCGCCACATCCAGCTGAACCAACCGCAGGCAAACCAGCAGATTGTCATCGACAACATTGCTGGCGCGGCGCTGGATATGGCCTTTCCGTCCGAGGCGGCACAACTGGAGCAGTCCGGCCAGGATCTCGTGTTCCTGTTCGAGAACGGCGGCCGCATCGTCCTTTCCAACTTTTTCGGTCTGTTCGAATCCCATCAACTGCCCGCCTTCAACCTTGAAGACGGCCAGTCGCTGCCGGGCGACGCCTTTCTTGCGGCCCTGCGCGAAGACCTGCTGCCCGCCGCCGGTCCCGGCGCGGGTGCTGCCGCGGGCAGCGGCGGCGTGGGCGACTACACCGACGACGCAGGCAACCTGATCGGCGGCGTGGACCGCCTGGACCCGCTGGGCACCACCACCTTCGGCGTGCAGGCCCTGCCGGGCATCGAGGATGCGGCTACCCCGCTCATCGACACCGTGCCCACCCTGGTTCTGACCACCGGGGCATTTACTGTTTTCGAATCCGACCTTGATTTCGAAGGATACCGAAACGACGGTAGCGCAACGTATCAGGATACGGATTCGGGGCGTACCATAGTTACGGGTTCTTTCGCCATTACCGCACCCGACGGCATTGGCAGCCTGACCGTAGGCAGCAGCACGTTCACTGCCGCGCAGCTTGCCGCGCTGCAGGCGGGCGGCAGTCCGCTGGTGGTGAATCTGGGCGCACAGGACGCCTACGCCGACATGGTGTTGACCGGCTTTGACGGCACCAACATTACCTTCAGGTATACCCTGACGGGCAGCAGCGATCACTTTGCCCCCAACGGGGAAGACCGCAACGAAAGTATTCCTGTCACTATTACTGATTCGGATGGTGATTCCGCCAGTGGCACTATCGTGGTGACTATAGCGGACGATGCGCCGCTGATAGGCAAGGTGGATTCCGAAGAGGGACGTGACGATTACTCGTGGCTGCATGCGAACGGCAAGGTCATGCCGCTGCATGAGTCTCCATATGACCATGACCACGGTAACGACAACGAGCGCGGTGGTGGATCGCAGCATGAGTTCTGGACGAAGTTCGATCTGACATCTCACAATGCCGGGGAATGGTTGGATAATGGCGTTATCGCTGATCTGCGCGTGAATGGCGGTACCCCGTATTTCAGCAAGAACGGCCTTGGCGTGACCTATGACGGCAATGCCGTGCCCGGCGATTCGCCCGATCGTGAGAACGAACTGGGCTACCGTGACGACAAGATGTTCCATGAGCAGGAAGGTGTCGTCTTCAAGTTGGACGGCGTAGCCGACGCCTTCAAGCTGGAAGCCGGGGCGTTCTACGGGAATGAAGCCAGGCCCGATGGAGAGTTGGGCAAGGTCCTGTTCTTCCTTGGCGATGAGCTTGTCGCGTCGAAGCGCCTGGAAGCTGATGATTGGGGTGACAGTTTCAGTTTCGCCAAGCTGCCCTTCTTCGACCGGGTTGTCGTCATTGGTCTTGATTACAGCCATACCACGACGGGCGACAACAGCGATTTCTACATCAAGAACGTCGGGTTCCACATGGTATCGGAGATCGGCGTGGGCCATGGCGATCTCGATTTCACGTACGGCGCCGACGGTATGGGGGCGTTCGACCTGTCATGGGCAGGGCTTACGGACTCTTCCGGAACTCCCGAGGCAACGCCGGCGGCACTGGTTGCGGAAGAAGGGCCTTCTTCCGAACCTAGTGGTATCTGGACATTGGATGGCCAGCAAGTTGTGGTGGAATCTGATGGCACCGGTCGCTTGGTCGGCTACATTATGAGCGAATCTTCTGACGATGCCGCGCGCTCGTCAGAATCTTCCTCGAACATTGCGTTTATTCTGCAGGTTCACCCGGTTACCGGCTACTGGACCTTTACCCAGAAGGTTCCGCTGGATCTGCCAGACAGCGCGCATGGCAAGCTGACCTTCAACTACACCATTACCGATGGTGACGGCGACACGGCCAGTTCTTCTTTCACCGTGAAGATTATTGAAGCCGAGCGTGCCCCCGACATTGACATGCCGACCGAAGCACACGTGGTGCACGAGTCCGGGCTGTTCAAGCTGGGTGCAATCGGTTCGGAGCTTTTTGACCACGACGCCAACACGATGGTTACGGGGTCTTTTGTCATCGACATGCAGCACGAAGGCTTCCAGTCAGTGACGGTGGGCGGCAAGTCGTTCGATAACCTCGCTGACCTCAAGGCCGAGGGCTGGCTGTTGATCGGCGACAACGGCAAGGTTGTCGGCCTTGGCGACGATCCCCACGCCAAGCTGAAGATTACGGACGTCTTTCATGATGAGACCACGGACAAGTATACCGTTTCGTACAAGTATGTCCTGATCGACAACGTGGACCACAACTACCCCGACGGCACCGAAACCGGCGACGTTATTCCCATCACGGTTACCGACGCCACCGGCGATCATGCCTTTGCCTCCCTGACCATCACCATCGTGGACGATGTGCCAAAGGTGGTGCTGTACGCGTGGGATGATTCAAGGAAGATACTCACCACGCAGGATTCTGAAACAATTGATACGCGAGAGAACTGCAAGCCAGTGAGCGTTAGTGATTCTGTTGAGATGGACTTTTCGCACGAATTCATCGCAGTGCCAAGGTATGGTGCGGATGGGCCGGGGTCTGTGTCGATGTCATATGCGCTCACCATCATGGGTAATCCTGGGCAGTATGGCAGAGTGGAGTCTGGACTTACACATGATGATCACAAGATATATCTGTATGAGATCGATGGCGTCGTTTACGGGTCAACATCGTCGTCGGGTAGCGAGCACAGCGTTCTTGACGGCAAGGTTTTTTCGGTTTCAGTTGATGTCGATGGACATGTTACGCTGACGCAGTATACGGCGATTGATCATGCGGAACAGGGCGTTGACTATAAGTCTTTGGGTAACCAGCTTATTGGTCTGGTCGGTACCGCAACGGTGACGGATGGCGATGGCGACAGCGCTAGCGCAAGCAAGACCATTGATCTCGGGGGGAATATCAGGTTTGAGGATGATATGCCTGCGGTGTCAGTGTCACTTACGAATGCAACGCTGCATCCGCTTATCACTCAAGACGCTGAAACAATGGGCTATGATGGCAAGCGGGGGCATCATGAAGGTGAAGACTCTTCAGAACAGAGCTTCTCCGCAGCCTTTAAGGTGGAAATAGACTGGGGTGCCGATGGTGCCGCCGACCACAACGCGAAGACTACGGACTATACGCTGGACATTACCAAGCTGGCCGGAGAGGGAGGGCTTGTTGATTCCGGGCTTAGCCATGATGGTCAACACATCTACCTCTTCAAGGTGGCGGATGGGTCCATAGTGGGTTCAACGGCACTTTCTGCAGGTGGCATCACGGACGGGAACACGGTGTTTTCTGTTTCCGTGAAGGATACCGGACAGGTGAAGCTTACGCAGTACTCCGAGATTGACCACGAAGGCGCGGGCAAGGATATCGCATCGCTTGATGATGGTATTGTCCGGCTGAACGTCAGCGTTACCGTGAAAGATGGTGACGGAGATCGCGTTGAGGCTCACAATTCTGTAGATATCAGCGGAAACATCCGGTTTGAAGATGATATCCCGACACTGAGCGTGAGTCTGGAGCATTGCTGGAACAAACCGTTGACCACGTATGACAAGGATACCATCGGGGATGGCGTGTCCACGAGTTTTGCCAGCTTTGCGGGTGCGTTCGATGTGGAAAAGAGTTTTGGGGCCGATGGAGCAGGTAGCTATGGCATCAAGTACAGTCTTGACCTCAAGTCTTCTGACGGGTTGGTTGACTCCAAACTCGATCATGACGGCAAATCGATCTACCTGTACGAAGTGGGAGGGAAGATTGTCGGTTCTACCAGTACCGAATCTGACATCGCCGGTGGCAAGGTGTTCGACATCTCGGTGGACTCTTCAACGGGTGTGGTAACCCTGACGCAGTACTCCGAAATTGATCATGATGCACCAAGCAGGCGGTATGATACAGATGATGTCAAGGCTCTTGCCTCGAACCTTGTTAATCTTGTCGCCACAGCCACGGTGATGGATGGCGACGGTGATACTGTGGAAAAGAGCGCGAGGCTTGATCTTGGCGGAGACATCAAGTTTGTGGACGACGTGCCCAAGGCATACGATAACGCCAACAGTGTGACGGAAGACAGTGGCACTGGGCCGATCGAAGCCAAGGGTAATCTGATTGTGGATGCTCAGCCCCAGGCTGACACGGTGGGTGCGGACGGCAACGGCCACATCACAGCCATATCCTTCGGCGCAAATGCGGGGCATGCCGCTGCGGGTGGCGGCTGGGACGTGGACGGAAAGTACGGCACGCTGCATGTCAACGCCGACGGTACCTACACCTACACGCTGCATAATAATGCGACGGTGGTGCAGGCCCTGTCATCCTCGGATCACCCCACCGAAACCTTCACCTACACCCTGGCCGATGGCGACGGTGACACTTCGCAGGCGCACCTGACGGTGACCGTGAATGGTGCGGATGAACCGCGTATCCTGAGCATCGGTGAGGTTCCGGAAGGACATGTCTACGAGGCGGACCTTGCCGGTGGTTCCGGTTGGCCGGACAACGGGCTGATATCGGATGGGCAGTTCACCATCACGAGTTCCAGCGGCTTGACCGGGCTTAAGATCGGCACTGGAACCGTCAATCTGGCGCTCCCCGATGGGGCTCACCAGGACATCTCGACAGATCACGGAAAGCTGACCATCACTGACGTGAATCATGTAGGCGATGCCTACACGGTGAAGTACACCTATACGCTGACGCAGACGGCCACCAATCCTGATGCCGATCACAACGGCGTCAACGAGGACTTCAAGGAAACCCTGCAGATCAAGGCAACGGACAGCACCGGGACCGCTACGCATGACCTGGTGGTCAGCATCGTTGACGACCATCCCACGGCGGTTGCGGATGTGAAGGACTACTCCGGCGGCATGACCACCACCGTACTCATCGTGCTCGATTCGTCGGGCAGCATGGGACCGGATCGTGGTCTTGGCGGTGGCGATCCCGATGGGCCGGGTGGCTATGAAACCAAGTTCGAGTTGGCCAAGGCCTGCATTGACACCCTGCTTGCGGCGTACAAGGATCTTGGTGCGGTCAACGTGCGCATCGTGGACTTCGACGATGACACTCGCACCAGCGACTGGTTCACCGGCAGCAGTGCCAAGACCGACGCTATGGGTTGGGTTAACACCGACGCCAACAGCAGTGTTGGTGGCGGGACGCGATACACCACGGCCCTTGACGCGGCCACCGGTGCCCTGATGAACGGGGTGCCCCCGGCGGACCGTTCGGTGGTGTACTTCCTGTCCGACGGCGCGCCCAACGATGGATACGCATTGGGCAGCACAAAGGCTGCCGCGTGGGATGCCTTCCTCAAGAACCTCACCCCCGTTGACACCGTGTACGCCTACGGCATGGCTACCACCGGTAACATTACCCAACTTGAGCGGGTTGCCTGGGACCGCGACGGTCAGCCCGTGACCGACCCGGCCAAGGAAATCAGCAACCTGGTGGAATTGAAGGCGGAACTGCTTGCCACCGTGCCCGTCACCGGTACGCTGTTCGCCAACGACAACGCCGGGGCCGATGGTGGCGCCGGTACTGGCGGCAGCCTGAAGCTGTACAGCTTCGAAGGACACCTTGCGAGCCCAGCCGATGTTGACGGCAAGTACACGGTTGACCTTGGCGGCAACAAGGGCAAGGTGACGGTGGACTTCGACGACGGCACCTACACCTACGTGCCGGGCAGCAACCCCGTGGGTTCCGTGGAGCTGGATTACCAGATCAAGGACGGCGACGGCTCGATCGCTTCCTCCACCCTGACCCTGAACCTGCGCGCCGCCGAACTGTGGGCGCACGACAACCACGCTGCCGCCCTGCCGGGCACCAGCACCGTGACCACGGAAACGTTTGATACCGGAAATCATGGCTGGAGCACCAATGACGACGACTACGGGGATGTGTCCCGGCAGAATGTCGGCGGTGGTGACAGGGAACTCATGCTCCAGTTGGAGTACGGCGGAGGTGCCGCAGTAACAAGCAGCAGAACCTTCGACGTGGTTGCGGGTGATACGTTGGGCTTTGATTGGCGGGCAGTGCCTTTCCAGCAAGGCAGCTACCCGTTGAACGAGCATGATGACGACAGGTTCGAGGTGGTCATCGAAGGACCGGGCGGAACGAAGACGTATACCCCGTTTACTTGCCCGGTCGACGGAACAGGTGCATCCGGCAAGTTCGCTTATCTCTTTACTATCGCCGGAACCTACACCGTGAGATTGAAGGTTGTGGATGGCACCGGCATCGATAACGGCGGTTACACACGGGTATTCGTGGATGACGTGGTGTTCTCCCACGCTGCGGCGGGCGCGGCCCTCATGGGCAATGTGGTTACCGACCATGCCGGTACGGACTACGTTGACCAGATTGGCGGGCAGACGGCCCTGATAACGGAGGTGAACGGGTTCGCCATCGCCAACGACGGTCAGTTCCACACCGTTGTCGGCGATTACGGCACCATAACCATCAACGCCTTTGGTCAGTATGCATACCATGCCAATTCCGGCACCAACGGCCACGAAGACGCCTTCGTGTACAAGCTGACCGGTGGAACCGACAGCGATTACGCCACCCTGAATGTGCACATCGGCGATACGGGCACGCACCTGTCGGCCAGTCCCGAAGCGTGGGATGTGCACAGCAGCTCCAGTGGCCACTTCCACCTCGGTGGCACCGGCAACGACACCTTGACCGGCGGTGGCGGCAACGACGTCATCTTTGGCAACTACGGCAACGATATCATCCACGGCAATGCCGGTCATGACACCCTGCACGGCGGCGCGGGCAACGACACCCTGTACGGCGATGCTGGCAACGACATCCTCGTGGGTGGCCAAGGCAGCGATACCCTGTACGGTGACGACGCCGATCACACCGTTCATGGTGCGGATACCTTCATGTGGAACGCGGAAGACTTCACCAAGGACGCTGTTGACACGGTGAAGGACTTCAACCCTGGCGAAGGCGACGTGCTGCGGTTTGCGGATATCCTTCTGGACAATGATGCTGGAACGGCAGGTATTCAGCTTGATATCGCGCAAGTTGGTACCAATGCAGTGCTGAAGCTGCATCATGGAGCCAGCGACGTGCAAACAGTCGTCCTTGAAAACGTGATAAACGCCGATACAACTCTGCACGATATCGAACAGCACATCCTGAACCACAAGATCATCACCGAAAACAGCTAA